DNA from Algisphaera agarilytica:
AACTCCTCAGCACGCACGCCTCAGACCTTAAGCCGGATTTCATCGTCGCCCACGGCCAAACCATCTGGCACGCCCCCCCCGACCGGTTGAGTTGGCAGTTGTTCGATCCCTGGCCGATCGTACGAGCCCTGCAGTTACCCGTTTGTTACGACCTGCGGCAGGCGGATTTGGTTGCGGGAGGCGAGGGGGCGCCGATCACGCCGATTACCGACTGGGTCATGTATCGAAAGCCTGGGAAGAAACGGTGTGTCTTGAATCTTGGTGGTATCGCAAACATCACCGTACTCCCGTCGAATGGGATGATTACTGATGTGATGGCTGAAGATGTTGGTCCATGCAATTTGCTTATAGATCAAGCGGTCAGGCTGCTTCACCCTCACGAATCTATGGATCGCGACGGCAAGTTTTCTCGGGACATTTCTACGATCAGCACGGTGTTCTACGAGATTCGGAAAGCTCCGTTCTTCTCGAGACCTAGACCAAGGACGACCGGTCGAGAAGATTTTGATATGGAATGGCTTCGCGATGTTGCACGAAAAAGTGAGGCCAATGCCGATTGCTGGGTGGCTTCGGTGGTTGAGGCGGCTGCCCGTCTCGCTTTGGCTGAGCTTGGGCTTGAAGATGGCGACGAGTTGATTTTGGCCGGAGGGGGCACGCGGAATCCTACTTTGCTGAAAAACATCAGAGATAGAGCGACGCGCTGGGGCGATCGTCAAGTAGCGGTTGGCACATCCGACGAATTCGGCATCCCCTGCGAAGCGCGTGAGGCGATGGGGTTTGCGGTGCTTGGGGCGTTGTCGCAGGACGGCGTGCCGATCACGCTGCCGCAGGTGACCGGAGCAGAGACGCCGGGCGTGGCGGGGGTTTGGGCGTATCCCGACGGGTCATCAGCGTGAGGGGTGATAATCCCGGGCCTGGTTGTTTAGCGGGCGATCGCAGATCGCCGATGGTCTCAGATAGCTACCAACCGGCGATCTCCGATCGCCCGCTAAACTGGGAATTGCCATGTCCGACCCTTCGCTCGACCGCAGCCAACTGGAGACCGAAAAACGGCTCGCCTCGGCGGCGGCAATTGATGCGTTATCGGTCGCCCAGACGCTCCAGCTCATGAACACCCAGGACATCGAGGTCCCGCGGATCGTGCGGACCGCGCTGCCGGCGCTCACCAAACTGATCGAGCGGATCATCGCTGGGATGCGCGAAGGCGGCCGACTGATCTACGTCGGCGCGGGGACGTCCGGCCGGCTGGGTGTGCTCGACGCCAGCGAATGCCCGCCGACCTTCTTCACCGACCCCACCGACGTCGTGGGCGTCATCGCCGGGGGCGACAAAGCGCTGCGTCGCTCGGCCGAGGGCAAGGAAGACGACCCCACCGGCAGCCACCTGACGCTGACCAACATGCAGCTCACCGAGCACGACACGCTCGTGGGCATCGCCGCGGGTGGGACGACGCCTTTTGTGTGGGGCGCGATCGAATTCGCCCGCAACAAGGGCGCGGCGACCGGGATCATCACCTGCGTGAAACTCAGCACGCTGCGTAAACCCATCCAGCGGGCTCCGCTCGTGCCTGGAAACGCGCCGGTCGATCTGCCCGCCCCCCCGGAAGAGCAGTTCCGCGTGGATCACCCGATCGAGCTGATCGTCGGCCCCGAGGTGGTCACCGGTTCGACCCGCCTCAAGGCCGGCACCGCGACCAAGCTCGCGCTGAACATGATCACCACCACGACGATGGTTCAGCTCGGCAAGACCTGGGGCAACCTGATGGTCGACGTGCGGGCGACCAACGACAAGCTCACCGACCGGGCCCAGCGCATCCTCATGCAGCAGCTCGGCATCGACCGCGAGGCGGCGGGCGAATTACTCGATCAGGCCGACGGCCGGGTGAAGTTGGCGCTGGTGATGCACCGCAAGAACCTCGATGCCGAGGCGGCCGAGGCGCTCATCGACGAGCACGGCGGGAAGCTCCGGCCGATCCTTGGGTCGCCGAAATAAATAAGCCAACCACAGAGACACGGAGGCACCGAGTTAAACCCTGCCAATGACTGCGCGGGTCTTAACTCGGTGCCTCTGTGTCTCTGTGGTTCTATCCGGTCGTTCTTACGACGTCAGGCTACGCATCTTTTGCACGCATTTGGTCAAAGCGGGCACGGGGTTTTCGACGTCGGCTTCGTACTCGAGGACCGCGGTGCCGTTGAAGCCGTTGTCGTCGAGGGCTTTCACGAAGGCGGGCAGGTCGAGGGTGCCGGTGCCGACGACGACGTCGTTCCACTGGGCGTTGGGGTCGAAGACAAAGTCTTTGTAGTGGACGCCGAAGACCGCGTCGGCGTAGTGCTTGGCCCACTCGACGGGGTTGCCGTTTTGGGGGCCGGTCTGCATGCACCAGGCGGTGTCGATGCAGACGCCGACGTGGCCGTCGCCGAGCTTGATGAGGTGGTCGATGATGTCGCGGGAGCCGCCGAACATGTAGCCGCCGTGGCAGTGGATGCCGACCTGGATGCCGTAGTCGGCGGCGAGCTTGGCGGTCTTGGGCACGGCGGTGTGGAAGCTGTCGACCCTGAAGTGGGCGGTGATGAGCTTGGCGCCCGCGGCTGCGGCGCACTCGAACCACTGGCGTTCGTTGTCGTTGCCGACGAAGGTTTGGACGCCGATGGAGTTGACCGCCACGCCGCCGTCGCGGTAGGTCTTGACGATTTCTTTGAATTCTTCGGGCTTGTCGAAGTCGGCGTGGACCGCACAGACCTCGATCGAATCGACGCCGATCTCCTTGACCTTCTCCGCCACGTCGGCGTTGTCTTTGAAGTGGCGGAAGCAGAAACTCTGGACACCGAAATTCAGGGCGGGGCTGGGCATGATACTTCTCCGAGCGCGGTGATTCGCGAAGCGCTAGGGTACAACCATGCCTTCGCGATGTCTGCGTCGAATTGCGGAATTTAATACAAAAAATGAACAGCCTGGAACACCTGTTCCAAATGTTTGAGTGTTGTGCTCGGAGGGGGTTTTGAGCCGCCTAAGCTGGAGGGCCGACGCAAAGAAAAACCGCCCCGGTGTTGGCCGGGGCGGCTTTGGGCGGCGTTGCTTACGGGTCCCTTCCGTGTGATCTTTCCCTGGATCTAGCCGCTTCCCGCGTCTTGGGCCCCGATGACTCGGGGCCGGTTCGCCTTGCGGGAGCTCTCTTTTCCCGTTTGCGATCGTTGCGGGTTGTCTGAAACGAACTTGTTTGTGTTTAGTACACGATGGCCACGGCGTCTTCGACCGCTTCGATGACCGAGCGGACGTGGAACGGCTTCTTGAGGTAGCCGTCGAAGCCTTGGTTGATCAGGTGTTGGGCCTGGCCGTCGGTGAACTTGCCGGACATGGCGATCACCTTGGTGGCCTGCAGGTCGTCGCTGGCGCGGACGAGCTTGAGCACGTCTTCACCCTGGACATCGCCCAGGTGCATGTCGAGCAGCAGGACGTGCGGGCGGAACTTTTCACACTCGATGCCGGCGGCGAAGCCGGTGTCGGCGGTCTTGACTTCGTAGTTGGCTTGTTCGGTCAGCACCTTGGTCAGGACGCCGACGATCTCGCTGGCCTGGTCGACGACCAGGACGCGGGTCTTGCCCGACTGCAGCCCGTCGAGCGGGATGTTGTGGGCCTTCATGAAGCGGAGCAAAGCCGGCATGGGGATGCGGCGGTCTTTGCTGCCGGGGATGCGGTAGCCCTTGAGCTGGCCCGAGTCGAACCACTTGCTGACCGTGCGGGGCGCGACGTTACAAATTTTGGCGACTTCGCCCGTGGTCAAGATGTCTTTTTGTTTGGCCATAGCGGCAAACCCTTCAGCTTTCTCCTTGAATCTCCCGGCCCACACGACGTCGGTGCGTGAGCTGTACCCCATTCACATCGACCAGCCCCGCCAATCGGTTAACCCTCCTAACACGAAAAAACATTACCGCCCCCATGGGCGGCTCAGGCGGAGTCTTAGGTATTTTCAGACAGGTGGTGAAGGCGAGAAGATCAACCCCCCGACACCGGCGGGATCAGGGCCAACTCGTCATGGTCCGCTAAAACATGCGCTGAATCGACGTAAGCGAGGTTGACCGCCACCGCCAACGTTTCTCGCGCCGAAGCCAACGCGGGGTAACGCTCGGCCAACTCCGTCAGCGCATCGTCCACGCGAGACTTCAACGGCAGCTCAAGTTCGATTTCTCGGACCCCCACACGGTCCGCGAGCGACGCAAAAAACAGGACTTTGATCTTCATCTTTTTTTGGGGCTTGCTGATTTCAATGTGCGGCGGTGTCCGAATAACCCCCGAGCAGAGGCAAAAACATCAGGGGCGTGCCCGCGTGCAGCTCGGTGTTCGAGGCGGGCAAGCGTACCCAACCTTCGGCCGTGGCGGTGTGTGACAGATCGCCCGAACCCTGCCACGGCAAGACCTCGACCTGCTCGCGGGTCTCGCCCACGAAGCGCGCAGCGCGGAACGCCTCACGGCGGGCGTTGGGTTTGGTGGGCGTTGACAGCCACACCCGCCGCCACGGCAACACCGGGTCGAGCCCGAGCATCCTGCGGACCATCGGCCACGCAAAAAGGTGGGCCGTCGCCAACACGCTCACCGGATTCCCCGGCAACCCGATCACACAAGCCGCTTGCGGCTTAGCGCTGCGATCGCCCTGCGGTTTGGCTACGAAGACGGGTTTGCCCGGCTGCATCTTCACGCCGTGCAAGACGGTTTCGTATCCCAGGGTGGGCCACGTCGCGGGGAACAAGTCGCGTTGCCCGACGCTGACACCGCCAGAGGTGATGACCAGATCGGCGTCAGCCACGGCTTGCGTGCATGCCTCGGTTACGGCTTGCGCTTCGTCAACCACATGTTCTTGCCGAACGACCTCGCAACCCATCGCGTATAGCAGCGCCACCAGCATCGGCCCGTTGCTGTTGCGGATCTGCTGCGGCTCGAGTTCCGCCAGCGGCGTATCGATCGGCCGAAGCTCGTCGCCCGAGCTGAGGATGACCACCCGGGGCTTACGCGTCACGCTGACTTGGCCGGCCCCCACCGCCGCGGCGATCCCGAGGTGGTGTGGCCGGAGCATGGTGCCTGCGGGAATGATTTCCTGTCCGGCCGTGGCGTCGGCACCGCGTTGGTGGATGTTCATCCCCGGCTTCACGCCCTCGACCGTGAACCGCACCGTGGGCGAATCGCCTTCGGTGACCTGCGCTTTTTCGATCTGCACCACCGCGTCGAACCCGGTCGTGTCGCGTGGGACCGCGGCGCCGGTTGCGATGCGGACGACATCGGCTTGCGGGTCGAGTTCCAAGCCGTCGGGCAGCGTGCCCCCTGCCGGGATGCTGCCCACGACACGGAAGTCCTTCTCTGCGGCCCACGCGTCGGCCCGCAGCGCGAACCCGTCCATGGCCGAGCGGTCGAACGGCGGTTGATCCCGGTCGGCGGTCACCGCCTCCCGTAGCACCCGCGCGGCCGCTTTGGGCAACGCAACGTGTTCGGCCTCCAGCGGATTGCAGCAGGACAGGGCCTCGGGAAGGGCTTGTGAATAGTCGGGCAGATCGGCCATGGCTTCATCTTACGGGTCTGCCCCTATCGGGGTAACGCGTCAGATGCTGAAGTGAGTAAAATCCCCGCCATGCAACAGACTCAAGCCGCCATCAGCGACACCCAGGGCAACTTCAGCATCCAGACCATCGACGTCGGCAAGCCGGGCCCCGGCGAGGTCGCGGTGGATATCAAAGCCTCGGGCATCTGCCACACCGACTACGACTCGATGAACTGGGACCAGCGCGTCGTCATGGGCCACGAGGGGGCGGGCATCGTCACCGCCATCGGCGACGGCGTCACGACCTGCGACGTCGGCGACAAGGTCCTGCTCAACTGGGCCATCCCCTGCATGGCCTGCCCGATGTGTGTGCGTGGCCACCAGAACCTCTGCATGACGCAGAACACCGTCACCGCCGCCGACCCCGCGAATTGCGCCGCCCACCCCGAGTCCACCCAACTCGACGGCCAACCCATCTACCGCTCGTTCGCCGTCGGCACCATGAGCGCCCACACCGTCGTCAAAGAAGCCGCGATCATCCCCATCCACGTCGACATCCCCTGGGACTCGGCGTGCATCGTCGGCTGCGGCGTGATGACCGGCTACGGCTCGGCGGTGAACAGCGGTAAGGTGAAGGCCGGCGACAACACCGTGGTCATCGGCTGCGGCGGCGTGGGCCTCAACGCGATCCAGGGCTGCCGTATCGCCGGGGCGGGCAAAGTGATCGCCATCGACCTCAGCGAAACCCGCCTCGAAATGGCCAAGCAGTTCGGCGCGACCCACACCATCCAGGCTCAGCGCGACGACAAGGGATTGCTCAAAGCAGCCGAGCAGGTTGCACAACTCTGTGGCGGGATCGGGGCCGATGTCGCGGTCGAAGCGACGGCCGTGCCCGCGCTCGGCGCGGCGCCACTCGCTATGGTCCGCTCCGGCGGCACGGCCGTGCAGGCCTCGGGCATCGAGCAAGAGATCACCATCGACATGAACCTCTTCGAGTGGGACAAGGTCTACATCAACCCGCTCTACGGCGGCTGCCGCCCCACCATCG
Protein-coding regions in this window:
- the moaD gene encoding molybdopterin converting factor subunit 1, which encodes MKIKVLFFASLADRVGVREIELELPLKSRVDDALTELAERYPALASARETLAVAVNLAYVDSAHVLADHDELALIPPVSGG
- a CDS encoding response regulator, whose protein sequence is MAKQKDILTTGEVAKICNVAPRTVSKWFDSGQLKGYRIPGSKDRRIPMPALLRFMKAHNIPLDGLQSGKTRVLVVDQASEIVGVLTKVLTEQANYEVKTADTGFAAGIECEKFRPHVLLLDMHLGDVQGEDVLKLVRASDDLQATKVIAMSGKFTDGQAQHLINQGFDGYLKKPFHVRSVIEAVEDAVAIVY
- a CDS encoding anhydro-N-acetylmuramic acid kinase → MSEDSPRVRHVVGCMTGTSLDGLDAALVRITGTGLDMTAEFVGMVSAPLPDALRTTLLSMANGESHPPIEFMRAARYLGVVHAEAVAQLLSTHASDLKPDFIVAHGQTIWHAPPDRLSWQLFDPWPIVRALQLPVCYDLRQADLVAGGEGAPITPITDWVMYRKPGKKRCVLNLGGIANITVLPSNGMITDVMAEDVGPCNLLIDQAVRLLHPHESMDRDGKFSRDISTISTVFYEIRKAPFFSRPRPRTTGREDFDMEWLRDVARKSEANADCWVASVVEAAARLALAELGLEDGDELILAGGGTRNPTLLKNIRDRATRWGDRQVAVGTSDEFGIPCEAREAMGFAVLGALSQDGVPITLPQVTGAETPGVAGVWAYPDGSSA
- a CDS encoding sugar phosphate isomerase/epimerase family protein; translated protein: MPSPALNFGVQSFCFRHFKDNADVAEKVKEIGVDSIEVCAVHADFDKPEEFKEIVKTYRDGGVAVNSIGVQTFVGNDNERQWFECAAAAGAKLITAHFRVDSFHTAVPKTAKLAADYGIQVGIHCHGGYMFGGSRDIIDHLIKLGDGHVGVCIDTAWCMQTGPQNGNPVEWAKHYADAVFGVHYKDFVFDPNAQWNDVVVGTGTLDLPAFVKALDDNGFNGTAVLEYEADVENPVPALTKCVQKMRSLTS
- a CDS encoding N-acetylmuramic acid 6-phosphate etherase; its protein translation is MSDPSLDRSQLETEKRLASAAAIDALSVAQTLQLMNTQDIEVPRIVRTALPALTKLIERIIAGMREGGRLIYVGAGTSGRLGVLDASECPPTFFTDPTDVVGVIAGGDKALRRSAEGKEDDPTGSHLTLTNMQLTEHDTLVGIAAGGTTPFVWGAIEFARNKGAATGIITCVKLSTLRKPIQRAPLVPGNAPVDLPAPPEEQFRVDHPIELIVGPEVVTGSTRLKAGTATKLALNMITTTTMVQLGKTWGNLMVDVRATNDKLTDRAQRILMQQLGIDREAAGELLDQADGRVKLALVMHRKNLDAEAAEALIDEHGGKLRPILGSPK
- a CDS encoding Zn-dependent alcohol dehydrogenase; amino-acid sequence: MQQTQAAISDTQGNFSIQTIDVGKPGPGEVAVDIKASGICHTDYDSMNWDQRVVMGHEGAGIVTAIGDGVTTCDVGDKVLLNWAIPCMACPMCVRGHQNLCMTQNTVTAADPANCAAHPESTQLDGQPIYRSFAVGTMSAHTVVKEAAIIPIHVDIPWDSACIVGCGVMTGYGSAVNSGKVKAGDNTVVIGCGGVGLNAIQGCRIAGAGKVIAIDLSETRLEMAKQFGATHTIQAQRDDKGLLKAAEQVAQLCGGIGADVAVEATAVPALGAAPLAMVRSGGTAVQASGIEQEITIDMNLFEWDKVYINPLYGGCRPTIDLPILLDLYAKGELLLDEMISKQYALGDLGQAFDDMHHGRIAKGVIMFD
- a CDS encoding molybdopterin molybdotransferase MoeA — its product is MADLPDYSQALPEALSCCNPLEAEHVALPKAAARVLREAVTADRDQPPFDRSAMDGFALRADAWAAEKDFRVVGSIPAGGTLPDGLELDPQADVVRIATGAAVPRDTTGFDAVVQIEKAQVTEGDSPTVRFTVEGVKPGMNIHQRGADATAGQEIIPAGTMLRPHHLGIAAAVGAGQVSVTRKPRVVILSSGDELRPIDTPLAELEPQQIRNSNGPMLVALLYAMGCEVVRQEHVVDEAQAVTEACTQAVADADLVITSGGVSVGQRDLFPATWPTLGYETVLHGVKMQPGKPVFVAKPQGDRSAKPQAACVIGLPGNPVSVLATAHLFAWPMVRRMLGLDPVLPWRRVWLSTPTKPNARREAFRAARFVGETREQVEVLPWQGSGDLSHTATAEGWVRLPASNTELHAGTPLMFLPLLGGYSDTAAH